The proteins below come from a single Carnobacterium divergens DSM 20623 genomic window:
- the rpmD gene encoding 50S ribosomal protein L30, whose protein sequence is MANLEITLKRSVIGRPQNQKDTAKALGLNKLNSTVVKPANEAIKGMVNTISHLVDVKEV, encoded by the coding sequence ATGGCTAATTTAGAAATTACTTTAAAACGTAGCGTTATCGGACGTCCTCAAAATCAAAAAGATACTGCGAAAGCTCTAGGTTTAAACAAACTGAACAGCACTGTCGTGAAACCAGCTAATGAAGCAATCAAAGGTATGGTTAACACAATTTCGCATTTAGTGGACGTAAAAGAAGTTTAA
- the rpsE gene encoding 30S ribosomal protein S5, with translation MVYIDPTHLELEDRVVAINRVTKVVKGGRRLRFAALVVVGDRNGHVGFGTGKAQEVPEAIRKAIEDAKKNLVEVPMVDSTIPHEVIGRFGGGNILMKPAVAGSGVSAGGPVRSVLELAGVADITSKSLGSSTPINVVRATVDGLKQLKRVEEVAKLRGKSVEEITG, from the coding sequence ATGGTTTATATCGATCCAACACATTTGGAATTAGAAGACCGTGTCGTTGCTATCAACCGTGTTACTAAAGTTGTTAAAGGTGGACGTCGTTTACGTTTTGCTGCTTTAGTAGTTGTAGGAGATAGAAATGGTCACGTAGGTTTCGGTACTGGGAAAGCCCAAGAAGTACCTGAAGCTATCCGTAAAGCAATTGAAGATGCTAAGAAGAATCTTGTTGAAGTACCAATGGTAGATTCAACAATTCCTCATGAAGTTATCGGACGCTTTGGCGGCGGAAACATCTTAATGAAACCAGCCGTAGCCGGTTCTGGAGTCAGTGCTGGAGGTCCCGTTCGTTCGGTCCTTGAGTTAGCAGGTGTTGCTGATATTACAAGTAAATCATTAGGCTCAAGCACTCCAATTAACGTTGTTCGTGCAACAGTTGACGGTTTAAAACAATTGAAACGTGTTGAAGAAGTTGCAAAACTTCGCGGCAAATCAGTTGAAGAAATTACAGGTTAA
- the rplR gene encoding 50S ribosomal protein L18, protein MITKLDKNKMRQKRHARVRSKISGTAECPRLNIFRSNKNIYAQLIDDVAGVTLASASTLDKEVSGETKVELASAVGALVAKRAVEKGVKEVVFDRGGYLYHGRVQALAEAARENGLEF, encoded by the coding sequence GTGATTACGAAACTAGATAAAAACAAAATGCGTCAAAAGAGACACGCACGAGTTCGCTCTAAGATTTCAGGTACTGCAGAGTGCCCACGCTTGAACATTTTCCGTTCAAACAAAAACATCTACGCTCAATTAATTGATGACGTAGCGGGTGTAACGCTAGCAAGTGCATCTACATTAGATAAAGAAGTATCAGGCGAAACTAAAGTTGAACTAGCATCTGCTGTGGGAGCTTTAGTAGCTAAACGCGCTGTTGAAAAAGGCGTTAAAGAAGTAGTCTTTGACCGTGGTGGTTACCTTTACCATGGCCGTGTACAAGCTTTAGCTGAAGCTGCTCGCGAAAATGGACTAGAATTTTAA
- the rplF gene encoding 50S ribosomal protein L6, translating into MSRIGKKPITIPAGVTVTENGNDITVKGPKGELTRSFSPNITMHVEGNEITFTRPNDDKENRALHGTMRANLNNMVIGVTEGFEKALELIGVGYRAQLQGKKLVLNVGYSHPVEFTPEEGITVEVPSNTSVIIKGANKERVGELAANIRGVRPPEPYKGKGIRYVGEHVRRKEGKTGK; encoded by the coding sequence GTGAGCCGTATTGGTAAAAAACCAATCACAATTCCTGCAGGAGTAACTGTTACTGAAAATGGTAACGATATTACTGTTAAAGGACCTAAAGGTGAATTAACTCGCTCTTTCAGCCCTAACATTACAATGCATGTGGAAGGTAACGAAATTACTTTTACTCGTCCAAACGACGATAAAGAAAACCGTGCTTTACACGGAACAATGCGCGCTAACCTAAATAACATGGTTATCGGAGTAACAGAAGGATTTGAAAAAGCTTTAGAATTAATCGGGGTTGGGTACCGTGCACAATTACAAGGTAAAAAACTTGTATTGAACGTTGGTTACTCACATCCAGTTGAATTTACACCAGAAGAAGGAATTACTGTTGAAGTTCCTTCAAATACTAGTGTAATTATCAAAGGAGCTAACAAAGAACGCGTTGGCGAATTAGCTGCTAACATCCGCGGAGTACGTCCTCCAGAGCCTTATAAAGGCAAAGGGATTCGTTACGTTGGAGAACACGTTCGTCGTAAAGAAGGTAAAACAGGTAAATAA
- the rpsH gene encoding 30S ribosomal protein S8 — translation MVMTDPIADFLTRIRNANMVRHESLELPASRIKKDIAEILKREGFIKDVEYIEDDKQGVIRVFLKYGKNNERVITGLKRISKPGLRVYAKTGEVPKVLNGLGIAIVSTSEGVITDKEARAKNIGGEIVAYVW, via the coding sequence ATGGTCATGACAGATCCGATTGCAGATTTTCTAACGCGCATTCGTAACGCCAACATGGTGCGTCACGAATCACTAGAATTGCCTGCTTCAAGAATAAAAAAAGATATCGCTGAAATTTTAAAACGTGAAGGTTTTATTAAAGATGTTGAGTATATTGAAGATGACAAACAAGGTGTTATCCGTGTTTTCTTAAAATATGGAAAAAACAACGAACGTGTTATCACTGGATTGAAACGTATTTCTAAACCTGGTTTACGTGTTTACGCTAAAACTGGTGAAGTTCCTAAAGTTCTTAACGGACTAGGAATTGCGATCGTTTCAACTTCTGAAGGTGTTATCACTGATAAAGAAGCAAGAGCTAAAAACATTGGTGGCGAAATCGTCGCTTACGTTTGGTAA
- a CDS encoding type Z 30S ribosomal protein S14, whose product MAKKSMIAKNKRPAKFSTQAYTRCERCGRPHSVYRKFKLCRICFRELAYKGQIPGVKKASW is encoded by the coding sequence GTGGCTAAAAAATCAATGATTGCTAAGAATAAACGCCCTGCAAAATTCTCAACACAAGCATACACACGTTGCGAACGTTGCGGTCGTCCACATTCAGTTTATCGTAAATTTAAACTTTGCCGTATTTGCTTCCGCGAACTTGCCTATAAAGGACAAATTCCCGGCGTGAAGAAAGCAAGCTGGTAA
- the rplE gene encoding 50S ribosomal protein L5 — MNRLKEKYIKEITPSMMEKFSYKSVMQAPKVDKIVINMGVGDAVSNAKNLDKAVDELTVISGQKPLITKAKKSIAGFRLREGMPIGTKVTLRGERMYEFLDKLVSVSLPRVRDFHGVSKKAFDGRGNYTLGIKEQLIFPEVDYDMVDKVRGMDIVIVTTANTDEESRELLTQLGMPFQK; from the coding sequence ATGAACCGCCTTAAAGAAAAATATATCAAAGAAATTACTCCATCAATGATGGAAAAATTTAGTTACAAATCAGTAATGCAAGCTCCTAAAGTTGATAAAATCGTTATTAACATGGGTGTGGGTGATGCTGTTTCAAACGCTAAAAACTTAGACAAAGCTGTTGACGAATTAACTGTAATCTCTGGTCAAAAACCATTGATCACTAAAGCTAAGAAATCAATCGCTGGATTCCGTTTACGTGAAGGAATGCCAATCGGCACTAAAGTAACTTTACGTGGCGAAAGAATGTATGAATTCTTAGACAAATTAGTTTCAGTTTCATTACCTCGTGTACGTGACTTCCACGGAGTTTCTAAAAAAGCTTTCGATGGACGCGGTAACTACACGTTAGGAATCAAAGAACAATTAATCTTCCCAGAAGTTGACTACGATATGGTAGACAAAGTCCGCGGAATGGATATTGTTATTGTAACAACTGCAAACACAGACGAAGAATCACGCGAACTTTTAACACAACTTGGAATGCCATTCCAAAAATAA
- the rplX gene encoding 50S ribosomal protein L24 — translation MIVKTGDKVKVITGKDKGKEGVILKAFPKKDRVIVEGINMMKKHQKPNSANPQGGILETEAPIHVSNVMLIDPKTNEPTRVGFKVEDGKKVRVSKKTGEVLDK, via the coding sequence ATGATCGTAAAAACTGGTGACAAAGTTAAAGTTATTACTGGTAAAGACAAAGGTAAAGAAGGCGTAATTTTAAAAGCTTTCCCTAAAAAAGATCGCGTGATCGTTGAAGGAATCAACATGATGAAAAAACATCAAAAACCGAATTCAGCAAATCCACAAGGTGGAATTCTTGAAACGGAAGCTCCTATCCACGTATCAAACGTAATGCTTATTGACCCTAAAACAAATGAACCAACTCGTGTTGGCTTTAAAGTTGAAGACGGCAAAAAAGTACGTGTTTCTAAAAAAACCGGTGAAGTTCTAGATAAATAA
- the rplN gene encoding 50S ribosomal protein L14, which yields MIQQESRLKVADNSGAREVLTIKVLGGSGRKTANIGDVIVCTVKHATPGGVVKKGEVVRAVIVRTKTGARRADGSYIKFDENACVIIRDDKSPRGTRIFGPVARELRDNNFMKIVSLAPEVL from the coding sequence GTGATCCAACAAGAAAGTCGTTTAAAAGTTGCTGATAACTCAGGCGCTCGTGAAGTCTTAACTATTAAAGTTTTAGGCGGATCTGGCCGTAAGACTGCGAACATTGGTGATGTAATCGTGTGTACTGTTAAACACGCTACACCAGGTGGCGTTGTCAAAAAAGGTGAAGTTGTACGTGCAGTAATCGTTCGTACTAAAACAGGAGCTCGTCGTGCAGACGGTTCTTACATTAAATTTGATGAAAATGCTTGTGTTATCATCCGTGATGACAAGAGCCCACGTGGAACACGTATCTTTGGACCTGTTGCTCGCGAATTACGTGACAACAACTTCATGAAGATCGTTTCACTAGCTCCAGAAGTTCTTTAA
- the rpsQ gene encoding 30S ribosomal protein S17, with the protein MSEERNQRKVYQGRVVSDKMDKTIVVEIATYKKHGIYGKRVKYSKKFKAHDENNAAKTGDIVKIMETRPLSATKRFRLVEIVEEAVVI; encoded by the coding sequence ATGAGTGAAGAACGTAACCAACGTAAAGTTTACCAAGGACGTGTTGTTTCTGACAAAATGGATAAAACCATCGTTGTTGAAATTGCAACTTATAAAAAACACGGCATCTATGGTAAACGTGTAAAATACTCTAAGAAATTTAAAGCGCATGATGAAAATAACGCTGCAAAAACTGGAGATATCGTAAAAATTATGGAAACTCGTCCATTATCAGCTACAAAACGTTTCCGTTTAGTAGAAATTGTTGAAGAAGCAGTAGTTATCTAA
- the rpmC gene encoding 50S ribosomal protein L29: protein MKANELKELSTAEMVEKEKEYKEELFNLRFQLATGQLENTARLSEVRKSIARIKTALRQSELQK, encoded by the coding sequence ATGAAGGCTAATGAACTTAAAGAGTTATCCACTGCTGAAATGGTTGAAAAAGAGAAAGAATATAAAGAAGAATTATTCAATCTACGATTCCAATTAGCGACTGGTCAATTAGAAAATACTGCTCGCTTAAGTGAAGTTCGCAAATCGATTGCACGCATTAAAACTGCGTTACGTCAAAGTGAATTACAAAAATAG
- the rplP gene encoding 50S ribosomal protein L16: MLVPKRVKHRREFRGKMRGEAKGGKEVTFGEWGLQAVDSHWITNRQIEAARIAMTRYMKRGGKVWIKIFPHKSYTAKAIGVRMGSGKGAPEGWVAPVKRGKIMFEIDGVSEEVAREALRLASHKLPVKTKIVKRKEIGGESNEG; the protein is encoded by the coding sequence ATGTTAGTACCTAAACGTGTTAAACACCGTCGTGAGTTTAGAGGTAAAATGCGTGGTGAAGCAAAAGGTGGAAAAGAAGTAACTTTTGGTGAATGGGGTTTACAAGCTGTAGATTCACATTGGATTACTAACCGTCAAATCGAAGCAGCCCGTATTGCCATGACTCGTTATATGAAACGTGGTGGGAAAGTATGGATTAAAATCTTCCCTCATAAATCATATACTGCAAAAGCAATCGGAGTTCGTATGGGTTCTGGTAAAGGAGCACCTGAAGGTTGGGTAGCACCAGTAAAACGCGGCAAGATCATGTTTGAAATTGACGGCGTATCAGAAGAAGTGGCTCGCGAAGCATTACGCTTAGCATCTCACAAATTACCAGTTAAAACTAAGATTGTAAAACGTAAAGAAATTGGTGGTGAATCGAATGAAGGCTAA
- the rpsC gene encoding 30S ribosomal protein S3, with amino-acid sequence MGQKINPIGLRVGVIRDWDAKWYAEKEYANYLHEDLRIRKYIAKNLSDAAVSTVEIERAANRVNVSVHTAKPGMVIGKGGSEVESLRKNLNQLTGKRVHINIVEIKKPDLDAKLVGEGIARQLENRVAFRRAQKQAIQRTMRSGAKGIKTQVSGRLNGADIARAESYSEGTVPLHTLRADIDYAWEEADTTYGKLGVKVWIHRGEVLPTKKNAEKGGK; translated from the coding sequence GTGGGTCAAAAAATTAATCCAATAGGTTTGCGTGTTGGCGTTATCCGTGATTGGGATGCTAAATGGTATGCAGAAAAAGAGTATGCTAACTATTTACACGAAGATTTACGTATCCGTAAATACATTGCTAAAAACCTAAGCGATGCAGCTGTTTCAACCGTTGAGATTGAACGTGCCGCTAACCGCGTAAACGTATCAGTACACACTGCTAAACCAGGAATGGTTATCGGTAAAGGTGGTTCTGAAGTTGAATCGTTACGTAAAAACTTAAACCAATTAACAGGTAAACGAGTTCACATCAACATCGTTGAAATCAAAAAACCTGATTTAGATGCTAAATTAGTAGGCGAAGGAATTGCACGTCAATTAGAAAACCGTGTAGCATTTCGTCGTGCTCAAAAACAAGCAATTCAACGCACAATGCGTTCTGGCGCTAAAGGGATCAAAACGCAAGTTTCTGGTCGTTTAAACGGAGCAGACATCGCACGTGCGGAAAGCTATTCTGAAGGAACTGTACCTCTTCATACATTGCGTGCCGATATCGATTACGCATGGGAAGAAGCAGACACTACTTACGGTAAACTAGGCGTTAAAGTTTGGATTCACCGTGGAGAAGTACTTCCTACAAAAAAGAACGCTGAGAAAGGAGGGAAATAA
- the rplV gene encoding 50S ribosomal protein L22 — protein sequence MSEQITAAKATANTVRISARKVRLVIDLIRGKSIGEAISILKFTPNGASVPVEKVLMSAVANAEHNYDLDVENLVISEAYANEGPTMKRFRPRAKGSASPIMKRTSHITIVVSEKKEG from the coding sequence ATGTCAGAACAAATTACAGCAGCTAAAGCAACTGCAAATACTGTTCGCATTTCAGCTCGAAAAGTTCGTTTAGTTATCGATCTTATCAGAGGAAAAAGCATAGGAGAAGCAATTTCAATCTTGAAATTCACTCCAAATGGTGCTTCAGTACCTGTTGAGAAAGTACTAATGTCAGCAGTAGCTAATGCAGAACACAACTACGATTTAGACGTAGAAAACTTAGTGATTAGCGAAGCTTATGCAAACGAAGGACCAACAATGAAACGCTTCCGTCCACGTGCAAAAGGTTCAGCTTCACCAATTATGAAACGTACAAGCCACATTACAATCGTGGTATCAGAAAAAAAGGAGGGGTAA
- the rpsS gene encoding 30S ribosomal protein S19, whose amino-acid sequence MGRSLKKGPFIDEHLMKKMDALAESEKKHVVKTWSRRSTIFPSFVGYTIAVYDGRKHVPVYIQEDMVGHKLGEFAPTRTYRGHAADDKKTRR is encoded by the coding sequence ATGGGACGTAGTTTAAAAAAAGGACCTTTTATTGATGAGCACCTAATGAAAAAAATGGATGCTCTCGCTGAAAGTGAAAAAAAACACGTTGTTAAAACTTGGTCACGCCGTTCAACAATTTTTCCAAGCTTTGTTGGATACACTATTGCAGTATATGATGGACGTAAACATGTGCCAGTATATATTCAAGAAGATATGGTAGGCCACAAACTAGGTGAATTTGCACCAACAAGAACATACCGCGGACATGCTGCGGATGACAAAAAAACTAGACGTTAA
- the rplB gene encoding 50S ribosomal protein L2, with product MGIRKYKPTTNGRRNMTGSDFAEITSTTPEKTLLESTKKTAGRNNNGRITVRHHGGGHKRQYRVIDFKRNKDDIAGIVKTVEYDPNRSANIALIHYTDGIKTYIIAPKGIEVGQRVFSGKDADIKIGNALPLENIPVGTVIHNIEMKPGKGGQLVRSAGTSAQVLGKEGKYVLVRLNSGEVRMILATCRATIGSVGNEQHELINIGKAGRSRWMGKRPTVRGSVMNPNDHPHGGGEGKAPIGRKAPVSPWGQPALGYKTRNKKAKSDKFIVRRRKTK from the coding sequence TTGGGAATTAGAAAGTATAAACCTACCACAAACGGTCGTCGTAATATGACTGGTTCAGATTTCGCTGAAATCACTTCAACAACGCCTGAAAAGACTTTGTTAGAATCAACTAAAAAAACTGCTGGCCGTAACAATAATGGTAGAATTACTGTTCGTCATCATGGTGGTGGTCACAAACGCCAATACCGTGTGATTGACTTCAAACGTAACAAAGACGATATCGCTGGTATCGTAAAAACAGTTGAATATGATCCAAACCGTTCAGCTAACATTGCCCTAATTCACTATACTGATGGTATTAAAACTTATATCATTGCACCAAAAGGAATTGAAGTAGGTCAACGTGTCTTCTCTGGTAAAGACGCAGATATCAAAATCGGAAACGCATTGCCATTGGAAAATATTCCAGTAGGTACTGTTATCCACAATATTGAAATGAAACCTGGTAAAGGTGGACAATTAGTTCGTTCAGCTGGAACAAGTGCTCAAGTACTTGGTAAAGAAGGCAAATACGTATTAGTTCGCTTAAACTCTGGTGAAGTTCGCATGATCTTAGCAACATGCCGTGCAACAATCGGTTCTGTTGGTAACGAACAACATGAACTAATCAATATTGGTAAAGCAGGTCGTTCACGTTGGATGGGCAAACGTCCTACAGTTCGTGGATCTGTAATGAACCCTAACGATCACCCACACGGTGGTGGTGAAGGTAAAGCTCCAATCGGACGTAAAGCTCCAGTTTCTCCTTGGGGTCAACCAGCTCTTGGTTACAAAACTCGTAACAAAAAAGCTAAATCAGATAAATTTATCGTTCGTCGTCGTAAAACTAAATAA
- the rplW gene encoding 50S ribosomal protein L23 — protein sequence MNVRDIILRPIITEKSMLVTDDKKYTFEVDVRANKTLVKQAVEEIFDVKVENVNIMNVRGKLKRMGKYAGYTKKRRKAIVTLTAESKEIQFFEA from the coding sequence ATGAATGTACGTGACATAATTTTACGCCCAATCATCACTGAGAAATCAATGCTTGTTACAGATGACAAGAAATACACTTTCGAAGTAGATGTTCGCGCTAATAAAACGTTAGTAAAACAAGCAGTTGAAGAAATTTTCGATGTTAAAGTTGAAAACGTAAATATCATGAATGTACGTGGGAAATTAAAACGTATGGGTAAATACGCTGGATACACTAAAAAACGTCGTAAAGCTATCGTAACTTTAACAGCTGAATCTAAAGAAATTCAATTTTTTGAAGCTTAA
- the rplD gene encoding 50S ribosomal protein L4 has protein sequence MANVALFKQDGTQNGEVTLNDAIFGIEPNENVVFDAIIMQRASLRQGNHSVKNRSAVRGGGRKPWRQKGTGRARQGSIRSPQWRGGGVVFGPTPRSYSYKLPKKVRRLAIKSVLSTKVAEQDLIVVDALNFDAPKTKEFAQVLKNLNVDSKVLVVVEDTNDFATLSARNIPGVTVVAHDNVTVLDVVSNKKMILTQTALTKVEEALQ, from the coding sequence ATGGCTAATGTAGCATTATTTAAGCAAGACGGTACACAAAACGGCGAAGTTACTTTAAACGACGCAATTTTCGGTATCGAACCAAACGAAAACGTTGTTTTTGATGCAATCATCATGCAACGCGCTTCATTAAGACAAGGAAATCACTCGGTTAAAAACCGTAGTGCTGTCCGCGGTGGTGGACGTAAACCATGGCGTCAAAAAGGAACTGGTCGTGCTCGTCAAGGGTCAATCAGATCTCCACAATGGCGTGGCGGTGGCGTTGTCTTCGGACCAACACCTCGTTCATACAGCTATAAACTTCCTAAAAAAGTTCGTCGTTTAGCGATTAAATCTGTTCTTTCTACTAAAGTAGCAGAACAAGACCTAATCGTTGTTGACGCATTGAACTTTGATGCACCAAAAACAAAAGAATTTGCACAAGTGTTAAAAAATCTTAACGTTGATTCAAAAGTATTAGTTGTTGTTGAAGACACTAACGACTTTGCAACATTATCAGCACGTAACATTCCAGGAGTTACAGTAGTAGCTCATGACAACGTTACTGTACTAGATGTTGTTTCAAACAAAAAAATGATTTTAACACAGACTGCTCTTACTAAGGTAGAGGAGGCTCTTCAATAA
- the rplC gene encoding 50S ribosomal protein L3, with translation MTKGILGRKVGMTQVFTENGELIPVTVIESTPNVVLQLKTMENDGYEAVQVGYQDKREVLSNKPAKGHVAKANATPKRFIREFNDVELGEYEVGQEIKVDVFEAGDIVDVTGTSKGKGFQGVIKRHGQSRGPMAHGSRYHRRPGSMGPVAPNRVFKRKLLPGRMGGNRITIQNLEIVRVDVEKNVILIKGNVPGAKKSLIQIRTALKSAAK, from the coding sequence ATGACCAAAGGAATCTTAGGAAGAAAAGTAGGAATGACGCAAGTCTTCACTGAAAATGGTGAATTAATCCCAGTAACAGTAATCGAATCTACTCCAAACGTTGTTTTACAATTAAAAACAATGGAAAACGATGGATACGAAGCAGTTCAAGTGGGTTACCAAGATAAACGTGAAGTATTGTCAAACAAACCTGCTAAAGGTCATGTAGCAAAAGCAAATGCTACTCCTAAGCGCTTCATTCGTGAATTTAACGATGTAGAGCTTGGAGAATACGAAGTAGGACAAGAAATTAAAGTTGATGTATTTGAAGCAGGAGACATCGTTGATGTCACAGGGACTTCTAAAGGTAAAGGTTTCCAAGGCGTTATCAAACGTCACGGACAAAGCCGCGGCCCAATGGCCCACGGTTCTCGTTACCATCGTCGTCCTGGTTCAATGGGTCCAGTTGCTCCTAATAGAGTATTTAAACGTAAATTATTACCAGGTCGTATGGGTGGAAATCGTATTACGATTCAAAACCTTGAAATCGTCCGTGTTGACGTAGAAAAAAATGTTATCTTAATTAAAGGTAATGTTCCTGGAGCTAAAAAATCGTTAATCCAAATCAGAACTGCTCTTAAATCAGCAGCTAAATAA
- the rpsJ gene encoding 30S ribosomal protein S10, with the protein MAKQKIRIRLKAYEHRILDQSADKIVETAKRTGASVSGPIPLPTERTLYTVIRATHKYKDSREQFEMRTHKRLIDIVNPTPKTVDALMKLDLPSGVDIEIKL; encoded by the coding sequence ATGGCAAAACAAAAGATTCGTATCCGTTTAAAAGCGTATGAACACCGTATTTTAGATCAATCAGCGGATAAAATTGTAGAAACAGCAAAAAGAACTGGTGCTAGCGTGTCTGGTCCAATTCCATTGCCAACTGAAAGAACACTCTACACTGTTATTCGTGCGACTCATAAATACAAAGATTCTCGCGAACAATTCGAAATGCGTACTCACAAACGTTTAATCGATATCGTTAATCCAACACCAAAAACTGTTGATGCATTAATGAAACTTGATTTACCAAGTGGCGTAGACATCGAAATTAAACTGTAA
- a CDS encoding DUF1361 domain-containing protein: MVNKKWIYRLMVLLFFSLVYFTENRYQFLILNVGLAYIPLEIAWLYAKNKQKMVSIVLLISWLLFYPNAFYMLTDFFHLSAVGMTISSPDVYFHFSLLTAGIMLGVFMGFESLTAVATKLKETIFGNNLLLLSGFYVIISLLSAYAIYLGRFLRIHTVYLLTDFIGTMRTVAETVDSEMIHFVGVFTLLHLFVLFLYQMAKITPSKKGE, translated from the coding sequence ATGGTAAATAAAAAATGGATTTATCGATTAATGGTTCTTTTATTCTTTTCTCTCGTTTATTTTACGGAAAATAGGTACCAATTTTTAATCTTAAATGTGGGGCTTGCTTATATCCCGCTTGAAATCGCTTGGCTATATGCTAAAAATAAACAAAAAATGGTTTCAATTGTTTTACTTATTAGTTGGCTCTTATTTTATCCAAATGCATTTTATATGCTTACTGATTTCTTTCATCTGTCAGCAGTGGGGATGACAATCAGTAGTCCGGATGTCTATTTTCATTTTTCATTATTAACAGCTGGAATCATGTTAGGCGTTTTTATGGGATTTGAAAGTTTAACAGCTGTTGCTACGAAATTAAAAGAAACTATATTTGGAAATAACCTTCTTCTTTTGAGTGGCTTTTACGTTATTATATCTCTATTAAGTGCTTATGCTATTTATTTAGGGCGATTTTTACGCATCCATACTGTTTACTTGCTTACAGATTTTATAGGTACAATGCGAACTGTCGCTGAAACAGTGGATTCAGAAATGATTCATTTTGTTGGTGTCTTTACGCTGTTGCATTTATTTGTTTTATTTTTATACCAGATGGCAAAAATAACTCCTTCTAAAAAAGGGGAATAA